The following proteins come from a genomic window of Fontisubflavum oceani:
- a CDS encoding DUF192 domain-containing protein produces MRCFAVAMACVALAGGAWAECSPDRVELRGDWGTARFTVEVADDPDERALGLMHRESMPSSAGMIFIYEAPQRVHFWMENTLIPLDMIFMDETGTVQRVYENAIPLDRTPIPGGDDILAVLEINGGLAAQIGISEGSELRHPGLPQEVAAWSCAEE; encoded by the coding sequence ATGCGGTGTTTTGCGGTGGCCATGGCGTGTGTTGCCTTGGCCGGTGGGGCCTGGGCAGAATGCAGCCCGGATCGGGTTGAACTGCGCGGCGACTGGGGCACGGCGCGTTTCACGGTTGAGGTGGCCGATGACCCTGATGAGCGCGCCCTTGGGTTGATGCACCGCGAAAGCATGCCATCCAGTGCCGGTATGATCTTTATCTACGAAGCGCCGCAGCGGGTGCATTTCTGGATGGAGAATACGCTGATCCCCCTCGACATGATCTTCATGGATGAAACCGGAACGGTGCAGCGCGTTTATGAGAACGCGATTCCGCTGGATCGGACGCCGATTCCGGGCGGCGATGACATCCTGGCGGTTCTGGAAATCAATGGAGGTCTTGCCGCGCAGATCGGTATCTCGGAGGGGTCTGAACTCCGTCATCCAGGGTTGCCACAAGAGGTTGCGGCCTGGAGTTGTGCAGAAGAGTAA
- a CDS encoding cold-shock protein produces MADEQEEMGDKVTGRVKWFDVAKGFGFIVSDDGGPDILLHANVLRNFGQGSVADNARITVMVQQTDRGAQAQQVLEIEPPEADPEDPMMGLMADLDPDAPYLAARVKWFDKSKGFGFVNIFMHSADVFVHVEVLRRFGLADLQPGEAVTVRVVDGPRGKMAAEVRSWDYVQED; encoded by the coding sequence ATGGCGGATGAACAAGAAGAGATGGGCGACAAGGTCACTGGCCGGGTCAAATGGTTCGACGTGGCCAAAGGGTTCGGGTTCATCGTCTCTGACGATGGCGGGCCTGACATCTTGTTGCATGCAAATGTGCTAAGGAATTTCGGCCAGGGATCGGTCGCCGACAATGCGCGGATCACAGTGATGGTCCAGCAGACTGATCGCGGGGCGCAAGCGCAACAGGTGCTTGAGATCGAGCCGCCGGAAGCGGATCCGGAAGATCCGATGATGGGCTTGATGGCCGATCTTGACCCAGATGCCCCTTACCTGGCGGCGCGGGTCAAATGGTTCGACAAATCAAAAGGTTTTGGATTTGTGAACATCTTCATGCATTCTGCGGATGTCTTTGTGCATGTGGAAGTGCTACGCCGTTTTGGCCTTGCTGATTTACAGCCGGGCGAGGCGGTAACAGTGCGGGTGGTTGATGGCCCGCGTGGGAAAATGGCCGCCGAAGTGCGTAGTTGGGATTACGTCCAGGAGGACTGA
- the pdxH gene encoding pyridoxamine 5'-phosphate oxidase, producing MSDRSGIFQGDDPFALVQSWLREAEESEPNDPNAIALASVDADGLPNVRMVLLKEIEADAFVFYTNYGSVKGEELSGSGKAAFVMHWKSLRRQIRVRGLVEREDGSAADDYYRSRSLKSRLGAWASEQSRPLASRAHLVAEVAKVTAQHGRAPERPPFWGGFRIKPLEIEFWADGAFRLHDRFRWQRHDVAAAWEVTRLNP from the coding sequence ATGAGCGACCGCAGCGGAATATTTCAAGGCGATGACCCATTTGCCTTGGTGCAATCATGGCTGCGCGAGGCCGAAGAGAGCGAGCCGAACGACCCCAATGCAATCGCTTTGGCCAGCGTTGATGCAGATGGCCTGCCTAATGTGCGAATGGTGTTGCTGAAAGAGATCGAAGCAGATGCCTTTGTTTTTTATACAAATTATGGTAGTGTCAAAGGGGAAGAGTTAAGTGGCTCGGGCAAGGCTGCCTTTGTCATGCACTGGAAATCCTTGCGGCGGCAGATTCGCGTACGCGGGCTGGTTGAGCGCGAAGACGGGTCGGCGGCGGATGACTATTATAGGTCTCGTTCGCTGAAGAGCCGACTTGGGGCCTGGGCGTCGGAACAGTCTCGCCCGCTGGCCAGTCGCGCACATCTGGTCGCGGAAGTCGCCAAGGTGACGGCACAACACGGTAGGGCCCCAGAGAGACCACCATTCTGGGGTGGGTTTCGAATAAAGCCATTGGAGATTGAGTTCTGGGCGGACGGGGCGTTCCGGTTGCACGATCGGTTTCGGTGGCAGCGACATGACGTAGCGGCAGCATGGGAGGTGACACGCCTGAATCCGTAG
- the fabI gene encoding enoyl-ACP reductase FabI: MGLMSGKRGLIMGLANDKSIAWGVAKALAAEGAELAFSYQGEQLLKRVTPLAAELGSNIVLPCDVGDEASMDALFASLKDQWGSLDFVVHAIGFSDKNELRGRYVDTTPGNFDMTMNISVYSFTAICQRAEKMMSNGGSLLTLTYYGSEKVMPHYNVMGVAKAALEASVMYLAEDLGRDGIRVNAISAGTIKTLAASGIGDFRYILKWNENNSPLRRTVSQEEVGKSALYLLSDLSSAVTGEVHHVDAGYHVIGMKNPEAPDMSLEKKGA; the protein is encoded by the coding sequence ATGGGGTTGATGAGCGGGAAGCGTGGGCTGATCATGGGGCTCGCCAATGACAAATCCATCGCCTGGGGCGTGGCCAAAGCGCTCGCGGCGGAAGGCGCTGAGTTGGCTTTTTCCTACCAAGGCGAACAATTGCTCAAGCGGGTCACACCGCTTGCCGCAGAACTTGGCAGCAACATCGTTCTGCCCTGCGATGTTGGCGACGAGGCCAGCATGGACGCGCTCTTCGCGTCGCTCAAGGATCAGTGGGGCAGCCTAGACTTCGTTGTGCATGCCATCGGATTCTCTGACAAAAACGAGTTGCGCGGCCGGTATGTCGACACCACGCCCGGCAATTTTGACATGACCATGAATATCTCGGTCTACTCATTCACCGCGATTTGCCAGCGGGCCGAGAAAATGATGTCGAATGGCGGCAGCCTGCTGACGCTGACCTATTACGGCTCGGAAAAAGTGATGCCGCATTACAACGTGATGGGTGTGGCCAAGGCGGCGCTGGAGGCCAGTGTGATGTATCTGGCCGAAGATTTGGGCCGCGACGGTATTCGTGTGAACGCGATCAGCGCCGGTACGATCAAAACCCTGGCCGCCTCTGGCATCGGCGATTTTCGCTACATCTTGAAATGGAACGAAAACAACTCACCGCTCCGCCGGACCGTCAGTCAGGAAGAGGTCGGCAAATCGGCGCTCTACCTGCTCTCTGATCTGTCCAGCGCGGTCACCGGTGAGGTGCATCATGTGGATGCAGGCTATCATGTGATTGGGATGAAAAACCCGGAAGCCCCTGATATGTCCTTAGAAAAGAAGGGCGCATAG
- the gpt gene encoding xanthine phosphoribosyltransferase, giving the protein MVTPLPHEKGFHISWDQIHRDSRALAWRLDKRGPGTDGAWKAIVAITRGGMAPAMIVARELDIRQVATISIKSYNHQTQGEPQVLNSPDPALMGDGEGILVIDDLVDSGKTLEVVRALYPKAHFATVYAKPKGEPMVDTFITGVSQDTWIFFPWDMALQYVEPYRGTD; this is encoded by the coding sequence ATGGTCACGCCGCTGCCGCACGAAAAAGGCTTCCACATCTCCTGGGATCAGATCCACCGCGACAGCCGCGCCTTGGCCTGGCGGTTGGACAAGCGCGGTCCGGGCACTGACGGCGCTTGGAAAGCGATTGTTGCGATCACCCGGGGCGGCATGGCGCCCGCAATGATTGTCGCGCGCGAGTTGGATATTCGTCAGGTCGCGACGATCTCGATCAAATCGTACAATCATCAAACCCAAGGTGAGCCGCAGGTCTTGAACAGTCCCGACCCAGCATTGATGGGCGATGGCGAGGGCATTCTCGTGATCGATGACTTGGTGGATTCAGGCAAGACGCTGGAAGTGGTCCGTGCACTCTACCCCAAGGCGCATTTTGCGACGGTGTATGCGAAGCCGAAGGGCGAACCGATGGTGGACACGTTTATCACCGGGGTCAGCCAGGACACGTGGATATTCTTCCCATGGGATATGGCGCTGCAATATGTGGAACCCTACCGCGGCACAGACTAA
- a CDS encoding 3-dehydroquinate synthase family protein, which produces MADIDVLGTLTERDFLAGYGEVAKYGLLGDAAFFAWLEENGPGLAAGDAGLRQDAVRRSVQMKADIVMRDETEQGDRALLNLGHTFCHALEAATGYSDRLLHGEGVAIGCALAFEVSARMGLCPQEEPSRVRAHLSDMKMKRDLSDIPGELPGADALLTLMGQDKKVVDGQLRFILARGIGQAFVTGDVPRAVVQEVLSDALRAG; this is translated from the coding sequence TTGGCAGATATCGATGTGCTGGGCACGCTGACCGAACGGGATTTCTTAGCGGGCTATGGCGAAGTGGCGAAATACGGGCTGCTTGGCGATGCCGCGTTTTTTGCCTGGCTGGAAGAGAACGGCCCGGGTCTCGCTGCGGGTGATGCCGGGTTGAGGCAGGACGCTGTTCGTCGCTCGGTGCAGATGAAAGCCGATATCGTTATGCGCGACGAAACGGAGCAGGGGGACCGGGCGCTTCTGAACCTCGGTCACACGTTCTGCCATGCGCTGGAGGCGGCAACGGGCTATTCGGATCGCTTGCTACATGGCGAGGGCGTGGCAATCGGTTGTGCACTGGCCTTTGAAGTGTCGGCGCGGATGGGGCTTTGCCCTCAAGAGGAGCCGAGCCGGGTTCGCGCGCATCTCTCAGATATGAAGATGAAGCGCGATCTATCTGATATTCCCGGAGAATTGCCAGGTGCAGATGCGTTACTGACCCTTATGGGGCAGGACAAGAAAGTCGTCGATGGGCAGCTGCGCTTTATCCTCGCACGTGGAATCGGGCAGGCGTTTGTGACGGGAGATGTCCCGCGCGCGGTTGTCCAAGAGGTCTTGTCGGACGCGCTTCGAGCGGGTTAG
- a CDS encoding iron-containing alcohol dehydrogenase produces the protein MGVETVYVPLGERAYDVRIGPGLIARAGAEIAPVLARPKAWVVTEETVAGLHLEALRAGLAADGIEMEALVLPPGEATKSWPFLMQVVEWLLDQKVERRDVVVAFGGGVIGDLVGFAAAVLRRGVRFVQIPTSLLAQVDSSVGVRPGSTPAMGKTWSGRFISPHWFWQISMCWAR, from the coding sequence ATGGGTGTCGAGACGGTTTATGTTCCCCTGGGGGAGCGGGCCTATGATGTGCGGATCGGGCCCGGCCTGATTGCGCGAGCCGGGGCCGAGATCGCGCCGGTTCTCGCGCGGCCGAAAGCCTGGGTCGTGACCGAGGAAACGGTGGCAGGTCTGCATCTGGAAGCGCTCCGCGCGGGATTGGCGGCGGATGGCATCGAGATGGAGGCGTTGGTCTTGCCGCCGGGCGAGGCGACGAAAAGCTGGCCGTTTCTGATGCAAGTCGTCGAGTGGCTGCTGGACCAGAAGGTGGAGCGTCGTGATGTCGTTGTCGCCTTCGGCGGCGGTGTGATCGGCGATCTCGTGGGGTTTGCCGCGGCGGTTCTACGCCGGGGTGTTCGCTTCGTACAGATCCCAACGAGCCTCTTGGCACAGGTCGACAGTTCCGTGGGGGTAAGACCGGGATCAACACCCGCCATGGGAAAAACCTGGTCGGGGCGTTTCATCAGCCCACACTGGTTTTGGCAGATATCGATGTGCTGGGCACGCTGA
- a CDS encoding shikimate kinase, with protein MGETMPTNRLRLVKTVVLVGMMGSGKTAIGRALAARLKVELRDSDAEIVESARMSIAEIFERDGEAFFRDKEGQVIARLLEGPPCVLSTGGGAWLAEANRAMISARAAALWLEADLDLLWARVRHKDTRPLLRTVDPRATLAELLEARTPSYAEAELRVKVRSSWSIAKTTDAVLERLIAAGVVEAG; from the coding sequence ATGGGCGAAACCATGCCAACAAATCGGCTGCGTCTGGTGAAAACCGTAGTGCTGGTGGGCATGATGGGCTCCGGCAAAACCGCGATTGGTCGGGCCTTGGCGGCGCGGCTGAAGGTGGAGCTGCGCGACTCGGATGCGGAGATTGTGGAGAGCGCCCGGATGAGTATCGCGGAGATTTTCGAACGCGATGGCGAGGCGTTTTTTCGCGATAAAGAAGGGCAGGTCATTGCCCGGCTGTTGGAGGGGCCGCCTTGCGTGCTCTCGACCGGCGGCGGCGCGTGGTTGGCGGAGGCCAATCGCGCGATGATTTCGGCCCGTGCGGCGGCGTTATGGCTGGAGGCCGATCTCGACCTGCTTTGGGCGCGGGTTCGACACAAAGATACGCGGCCTTTGCTTCGAACCGTCGACCCACGGGCGACGTTGGCAGAGTTGCTTGAGGCGCGGACGCCGTCTTATGCCGAAGCGGAATTGCGGGTCAAAGTGCGGTCGTCGTGGTCGATTGCGAAGACAACGGATGCGGTTTTGGAACGCCTGATAGCGGCGGGCGTGGTGGAGGCAGGGTGA
- a CDS encoding site-specific tyrosine recombinase XerD, with product MAAAADQRWIQSFIEAQAAELNAAQNTQLAYARDLEDFRAFLINRETDLAKASRTEIEAYLMMLDANGLAKATRARRLSSIKQLYRFTYEEGLRADNPAQLVKGPGHEKRLPKTLSVEEVDRLLAAAETLGRSSGDRLRNACLMQLLYATGMRVTELVSLPVSAARGNPQVMLVKGKGGKERMVPLSPPARAALIAWIGHRDTEEARKTENTGVAPSRFLFSSRGKAGHLTRMRFYLLIKDIAVAAGVSPEKVTPHTLRHAFATHLLAGGADLRSIQTLLGHADISTTEIYTHVLDERLKSLVLNHHPLATQDKD from the coding sequence ATGGCCGCCGCCGCTGACCAGCGTTGGATACAGTCCTTCATCGAGGCGCAAGCCGCCGAGCTAAACGCCGCGCAGAACACGCAATTGGCCTATGCCCGCGATCTGGAGGATTTCCGCGCGTTTCTTATCAATCGAGAGACCGATCTCGCCAAAGCCAGCCGCACCGAGATTGAGGCCTATCTGATGATGCTCGACGCAAATGGCTTGGCGAAAGCGACCCGCGCCCGGCGGCTTTCATCGATCAAACAGCTCTATCGGTTTACCTATGAAGAAGGCCTTCGTGCCGATAACCCGGCGCAGTTGGTCAAAGGTCCGGGCCACGAGAAACGCCTGCCCAAGACCCTCTCGGTCGAGGAAGTCGACCGTCTGCTTGCAGCCGCCGAAACGCTTGGACGCAGCTCGGGCGACAGGCTGCGGAATGCCTGTCTGATGCAGCTCCTCTACGCCACCGGCATGCGCGTGACGGAGCTTGTCTCGCTCCCGGTCTCCGCCGCCCGTGGCAATCCGCAAGTGATGCTGGTCAAAGGCAAAGGCGGGAAGGAACGCATGGTGCCGCTCTCCCCGCCTGCGCGTGCCGCCCTGATCGCTTGGATCGGTCATCGTGATACGGAAGAGGCGCGCAAGACCGAAAACACAGGCGTAGCTCCATCTCGCTTCCTCTTCTCGTCTCGCGGCAAAGCGGGCCACCTCACCCGAATGCGGTTCTACCTGCTGATCAAAGACATTGCCGTCGCCGCAGGTGTCTCGCCCGAGAAGGTCACGCCGCACACACTCCGCCACGCGTTCGCGACCCATCTTCTGGCCGGCGGCGCCGATCTCCGCTCGATCCAGACGCTTCTGGGCCACGCCGACATCTCGACCACCGAAATCTACACCCATGTGTTAGATGAGCGCCTGAAATCCTTGGTGCTCAATCACCACCCGCTGGCGACACAAGACAAGGACTAG
- a CDS encoding HlyC/CorC family transporter, with protein sequence MDTTPFMDTAFWVTAGAIIGLLVLSAFFSGSETALTAASRGKLRSQADRGNKGAERALNLTEDSERLIGSVLLGNNLVNILAASLATALFTRAFGESGVALATLVMTLLVLIFAEVLPKTYAITNAETAAARVSPVIRIVILVFSPVVRMVQVLVRGVLRIFGVQTDPDSAVLSAREEIAGAITLGHSEGAVEKEHRDRLLGALDLSDRTVEEIMLHRSGIEMIDADADPEQILSQALQSPHTRLPVYREEQENIIGVIHAKDLLRAMDQLMRGDNAPGLEKFDIGQVAMTPYFVPETTTLDDQMRQFLRRHTHFALVVDEYGALQGLITLEDILEEIVGEITDEFDVEEVINLTPGSDGNYLIDGGMTIRDLNRATDWNLPDEEANTVAGLVIHEAQSIPVEGQCFSFHGFRFEVASRDQNRLTQLKIRKL encoded by the coding sequence ATGGACACCACCCCCTTCATGGACACCGCATTCTGGGTCACCGCAGGCGCCATCATTGGCCTGTTGGTGCTCTCGGCGTTTTTCTCTGGCTCCGAAACGGCGCTCACCGCCGCCTCACGCGGCAAGCTCAGATCGCAGGCCGACCGGGGCAACAAAGGGGCCGAGCGGGCCTTGAACCTGACCGAAGATAGCGAGCGGCTGATCGGCTCGGTTCTGCTTGGCAACAACTTGGTCAATATCCTGGCCGCCTCGCTGGCCACCGCGCTTTTCACCCGGGCCTTTGGCGAAAGCGGCGTGGCGCTGGCGACGTTGGTGATGACGCTTCTGGTGCTGATCTTCGCCGAGGTCTTGCCGAAGACTTACGCGATCACCAATGCGGAAACCGCCGCCGCCCGGGTCTCGCCGGTTATCCGCATCGTCATCTTGGTCTTCTCGCCGGTCGTCCGAATGGTGCAGGTGCTGGTCCGCGGCGTCTTGCGCATCTTCGGCGTGCAAACCGACCCCGACAGCGCCGTTCTGAGCGCGCGGGAGGAGATCGCGGGGGCCATCACGCTTGGCCATTCCGAGGGTGCGGTAGAGAAAGAACACCGCGACCGGCTTTTGGGTGCGCTCGATTTGAGCGACCGGACTGTTGAAGAGATCATGTTGCATCGCTCCGGCATCGAAATGATCGACGCCGATGCCGATCCGGAGCAGATCCTCAGCCAAGCCTTGCAATCGCCCCATACTCGCCTGCCCGTTTATCGCGAGGAACAGGAAAACATCATTGGCGTCATTCACGCCAAAGACCTGCTGCGCGCGATGGATCAGTTGATGCGCGGCGACAATGCGCCGGGCCTGGAGAAGTTCGACATCGGCCAGGTCGCGATGACCCCCTATTTCGTGCCCGAAACCACGACGCTCGACGACCAGATGCGGCAATTCCTGCGCCGCCATACGCATTTTGCTCTGGTGGTCGATGAATATGGCGCACTGCAAGGATTGATCACGCTCGAAGATATCCTGGAGGAAATCGTCGGCGAAATCACCGATGAGTTCGACGTCGAAGAAGTCATTAACCTGACCCCCGGATCGGATGGCAACTACCTGATCGATGGCGGTATGACGATCCGCGATCTGAACCGGGCCACCGATTGGAACCTGCCGGATGAAGAGGCAAACACCGTCGCTGGTCTGGTGATCCACGAAGCGCAATCGATTCCGGTCGAAGGCCAGTGTTTCAGCTTCCATGGTTTCCGGTTTGAGGTGGCGTCCCGCGATCAAAACCGCCTGACGCAGTTGAAAATCAGGAAGCTCTGA
- a CDS encoding GcvT family protein produces the protein MKTTTQVCVIGGGVVGASVLYHLTKLGWSDVMLVERSELTSGSTWHAAGGFHTLNGDTNMAALQGYTIRLYRELEELTGLSCGLHHVGGVTLADTQERFDMLKAERAKHRFMGLETEILGPDEIKQVAPITNIDGILGALYDPLDGHLDPSGTTHAYAKAARMGGAEIVTQCMVTETNPRADGTWDVVTDKGTIHAEHVVNAGGLWAREVGAMAGCYLPLHPMEHQYIVTDEIAEIYERAEEHPHVMDPAGESYLRQEGRGLCIGFYEQPCKPWAVDGTPWSFGHELLPDDFDKIEDSIAFAYKRFPILETAGVKSVIHGPFTFAPDGNPLVGPVPGLRNYWSACGVMAGFSQGGGVGLTLAQWMVEGQPDRDVFAMDVARFGRVITPGYTLPKVIENYQNRFSVAYPNEELPAARPFRTTPMYDIFDQMGAVWGQQYGLEVPNYFAEEGEPRYETPSFRRSNAFEATAREVKAVREAVGINEVQNFGKYRITGADARAWLDRIMAGRVPQPGRLSLTPMLNHIGKLIGDFTISCLSETEFQLTASYGSQDYHLRWFDSQLQGDVHVQNISDTRTGFQIAGPRARDLLQAVTRDDVSAEAFRFMDVKPITIGLSTALVQRVSYTGDLGYEIYVDAMEQRQLWQILWTAGQAFGLKPFGMRAMMSLRLDKFFGSWLREFSPDYTAAETGLDRFISFKKNTQFIGREAAEAERANGSARKLCAFEVAATDADVNAYEPIWLDGTVQGFCTSGGYSHHAQKSIALGFVPTDRATDGLEVEIEILGEMRPARLITTPLFDPEGTRMRG, from the coding sequence ATGAAAACCACCACCCAAGTCTGCGTCATCGGCGGCGGCGTTGTCGGCGCCTCGGTTCTCTATCACCTGACCAAACTTGGCTGGTCCGATGTGATGCTGGTGGAACGCTCGGAACTCACCTCCGGCTCCACTTGGCACGCCGCTGGCGGGTTTCATACGCTGAACGGCGATACCAATATGGCGGCGCTGCAAGGCTACACGATCCGGCTCTATCGCGAGTTGGAAGAACTGACTGGCCTCTCCTGTGGTCTGCACCATGTGGGCGGCGTGACCCTGGCGGACACGCAAGAGCGCTTCGACATGCTGAAAGCCGAACGCGCCAAACACCGGTTCATGGGGCTGGAGACCGAAATCCTCGGCCCCGACGAAATCAAGCAGGTTGCGCCGATCACCAATATCGATGGCATTTTGGGCGCCCTTTATGACCCGCTCGATGGCCATCTCGACCCCTCAGGCACCACGCACGCCTATGCCAAAGCCGCACGGATGGGCGGCGCCGAGATCGTGACCCAGTGTATGGTGACCGAGACCAACCCGCGCGCCGATGGCACCTGGGATGTGGTGACCGACAAAGGCACGATCCATGCCGAGCATGTGGTCAATGCGGGCGGGCTTTGGGCCCGTGAAGTCGGTGCAATGGCGGGCTGCTACCTGCCGCTGCACCCGATGGAGCACCAATATATCGTCACTGATGAAATCGCCGAGATTTACGAGCGCGCCGAAGAGCACCCGCATGTGATGGATCCGGCGGGCGAAAGCTATCTCCGCCAGGAAGGCCGTGGCCTCTGCATCGGCTTCTATGAACAACCTTGCAAACCTTGGGCGGTCGACGGAACGCCTTGGAGCTTCGGCCACGAGCTTCTGCCCGATGACTTCGACAAGATCGAAGACAGCATCGCTTTCGCCTATAAACGCTTCCCGATCCTGGAGACCGCCGGTGTGAAATCGGTGATCCACGGCCCCTTCACCTTCGCGCCCGATGGCAACCCGCTGGTCGGGCCGGTCCCGGGCTTGCGCAATTACTGGTCCGCCTGCGGTGTCATGGCGGGCTTTTCCCAGGGCGGCGGTGTTGGGCTGACGCTTGCGCAATGGATGGTCGAGGGCCAACCGGATCGCGATGTCTTCGCGATGGATGTGGCCCGCTTCGGTCGGGTGATCACGCCGGGCTATACGCTGCCGAAAGTAATCGAGAATTATCAAAACCGCTTCTCGGTGGCCTATCCGAATGAAGAACTGCCCGCCGCGCGGCCGTTCCGTACCACGCCGATGTATGACATCTTCGATCAGATGGGCGCGGTCTGGGGGCAGCAATACGGGCTGGAAGTGCCGAACTATTTCGCCGAAGAGGGCGAGCCGCGCTATGAAACCCCCTCCTTCCGCCGCTCAAACGCCTTCGAGGCCACCGCGCGCGAAGTCAAAGCGGTGCGAGAGGCCGTCGGCATCAACGAGGTGCAAAACTTCGGCAAATACCGGATCACCGGCGCTGATGCCCGCGCTTGGCTCGACCGGATCATGGCAGGCCGCGTACCGCAGCCCGGGCGCTTGTCTCTCACCCCAATGCTAAACCATATCGGCAAGCTGATCGGGGACTTCACCATCTCCTGCCTCTCGGAAACCGAATTCCAACTGACGGCAAGCTACGGCTCGCAAGACTATCATTTACGATGGTTTGACAGTCAGTTGCAGGGCGATGTTCATGTCCAGAATATCTCGGATACCCGCACCGGTTTCCAAATCGCTGGCCCCCGTGCCCGCGACCTCTTGCAAGCCGTCACTCGCGACGATGTCTCGGCCGAGGCGTTCCGCTTCATGGATGTCAAACCAATCACCATCGGGCTCAGCACGGCGCTTGTTCAGCGGGTCAGCTATACCGGCGATCTCGGCTATGAGATCTATGTCGACGCGATGGAGCAGCGGCAACTCTGGCAGATCCTCTGGACCGCTGGCCAGGCCTTCGGCCTAAAACCCTTCGGGATGCGGGCGATGATGTCGCTACGCCTGGATAAGTTTTTCGGCTCCTGGCTTCGAGAATTCTCGCCCGACTATACCGCCGCCGAAACCGGCCTCGACCGGTTCATCAGCTTCAAGAAAAACACCCAGTTCATCGGTCGCGAGGCGGCGGAGGCCGAACGGGCCAATGGCTCCGCCCGCAAACTCTGCGCCTTCGAGGTCGCGGCCACCGATGCCGATGTAAATGCCTATGAACCGATCTGGCTCGATGGCACGGTTCAGGGGTTCTGCACCTCCGGCGGCTATTCCCATCACGCGCAG